Proteins encoded together in one Salvelinus fontinalis isolate EN_2023a chromosome 6, ASM2944872v1, whole genome shotgun sequence window:
- the LOC129857177 gene encoding ubiquitin-like protein ATG12 yields MSDNEESPTETQKNEPSTPQQPTEDSGTADEKKKIDVLLKAVGDTPIMKTKKWSVEKGRTVQSLSQFISRFLKMEANEQLFIYVNQSFSPSPDQEVGVLFECFGSDGKLVLHYCKSQAWG; encoded by the exons ATGTCTGACAACGAAGAATCTCCTACAGAAACGCAAAAAAATGAGCCTTCAACCCCACAACAGCCTACGGAAGACTCGGGGACGGCAGACGAGAAGAAAAAAA tTGATGTGTTGTTGAAGGCAGTAGGAGACACCCCCATCATGAAGACAAAGAAATGGTCGGTAGAGAAAGGGAGGACAGTGCAATCACTCTCTCAGTTCATCTCTCGATTCCTCAAGATGGAGGCCAATGAACAGCTG TTCATTTACGTCAACCAGTCATTCTCTCCCTCGCCTGATCAGGAAGTAGGAGTCCTGTTTGAA TGTTTTGGCAGCGATGGGAAGCTTGTTCTACATTATTGTAAATCTCAAGCCTGGGGTTAA
- the LOC129857175 gene encoding epsin-1-like isoform X2, which yields MSTSSLRRQVKNIVHNFSEAEIKVREATSNDPWGPSSSLMSEIADLTYNVVAFSEIMSMVWKRLNDHGKNWRHVYKAMTLMEYLIKTGSERVAQQCRENIYAVQTLKDFQFIDRDGKDQGVNVREKAKQLVTLLKDEERLREERIHALKTKEKMAQTTSASSAPSAPGLGGGALSQGSHSGGADPEQAWPQSSGEEDLQLQLALAMSKEEAEQEERLRRGDDLRLQMAIEESRMEKAKPEESALMELSAVDPWGAPAAASGSSAGPSPPPTVPLPAPSASGPWGLAPADPWGASSPASPPSIDPWTSGGTAPPTIAPPPDPWGETASSRVNSVDPWGPSAVTPPSVDPWGPSVPLSTTSSFGGPIDPWAGDGVDPIITSDPWSDSAKHTNGTGHPELRGQLTGDSAGSPVPFDLTSLCSSLPVRKTPESFLGPNASLVDLDSLVSSKPKPKQPPPPSISSSSTHNPFLQTTASSSAPGMAVTPGSTVSSRGVSPTPPPTSNPFGAAAPMSSISPQPSILGLSSLRTSPVPPNPMAYPGMGMGPMGMGAPGLGMGMMQSPMGMSPYGGLSPMGPTGPSHFMGSGGALPPQLNFGGPTGAAGVMGAGGAVGGAGVTGASTNPFLL from the exons ATGTCGACCTCATCGCTACGGCGACAAGTAAAGAACATTGTCCACAACTTCTCAGAGGCCGAGATCAAG GTGCGTGAAGCAACGTCCAATGACCCATGGGGCCCCAGCAGCTCTCTGATGTCAGAGATAGCAGACCTGACCTACAACGTAGTGGCCTTCTCTGAGATCATGAGCATGGTGTGGAAACGACTCAACGACCACGGCAAGAACTGGAGACACGTCTACAAG GCTATGACTCTCATGGAGTACCTCATAAAGACGGGTTCAGAGCGCGTGGCTCAGCAGTGCAGAGAGAACATCTACGCTGTCCAGACTCTCAAGGACTTCCAGTTCATCGACAGAGACGGCAAGGACCAG ggggtGAATGTACGGGAGAAGGCCAAACAGCTGGTAACACTGCTGAAGGACGAGGAGAGACTACGAGAGGAGAGGATCCATGCACTCAAGACCAAAGAGAAGATGGCACAGACCACCAGTG CCTCTTCGGCCCCCTCAGCTCCAGGTCTGGGGGGTGGAGCGCTTTCTCAGGGCTCTCACTCTGGAGGGGCGGACCCAGAGCAGGCGTGGCCACAGAGCTCCGGTGAGGAGGACCTGCAGCTGCAGCTGGCCCTGGCCATGAGCAAGGAGGAGGCAGAACAG GAGGAGAGGCTGCGCAGGGGGGACGACCTGAGACTGCAGATGGCCATCGAGGAGAGCAGGATGGAGAAGGCCAAGCCAGAGGAG AGTGCGTTAATGGAGCTGAGTGCTGTGGACCCCTGGGGGGCTCCTGCTGCTGCCTCTGGTAGCTCTGCCGGCCCCTCAccccctcccacagtccccctCCCAGCCCCCTCTGCCTCTGGCCCCTGGGGCCTGGCCCCTGCAGACCCTTGGGGTGCCTCGTCGCCCGCCTCACCCCCCAGCATAGACCCATGGACTAGTGGAGGGACGGCCCCCCCAACGATAGCCCCCCCGCCAGACCCCTGGGGAGAGACAGCCTCCTCAAGAGTCAACTCCGTTGACCCCTGGGGACCCTCAG CTGTGACCCCCCCCAGTGTCGACCCCTGGGGCCCCTCTGTGCccctctccaccacctcctctttTGGGGGGCCAATAGACCCCTGGGCTGGGGACGGGGTTGATCCCATCATCACCTCTGACCCTTGGAGCGACTCCGCCAAACACACTAATGGCACAg gTCACCCAGAACTGCGAGGTCAGTTAACGGGCGACAGTGCGGGTTCTCCCGTGCCCTTTGACCTCACATCTCTGTGCTCTTCACTTCCTGTCCGTAAGACCCCCGAGTCATTCCTGGGGCCCAACGCATCGCTGGTGGACCTGGACTCATTGGTGTCTTCTAAACCCAAACCTAAacaacctcctcctccatcaatctcctcctcctcaacacACAACCCCTTCCTCCAGACCACAG cctcgTCTTCAGCCCCTGGCATGGCAGTCACCCCGGGCAGCACAGTCTCCAGCAGGGGGGTTTCCCCGACGCCACCCCCCACCTCCAACCCGTTTGGCGCGGCCGCCCCCATGTCCTCCATCTCCCCACAGCCCTCCATACTGGGCCTCAGCAGCCTCCGCACCAGCCCTGTACCACCCAACCCCATGGCATACCCTGGCATGGGCATGGGGCCTATGGGTATGGGAGCACCAGGCCTGGGGATGGGCATGATGCAGAGCCCCATGGGAATGTCTCCCTACGGCGGGCTCTCGCCCATGGGTCCTACTGGGCCTTCTCACTTCATGGGGTCCGGAGGGGCCCTGCCCCCACAGCTGAATTTTGGGGGGCCTACGGGGGCAGCTGGAGTGATGGGAGCCGGGGGAGCAGTGGGAGGGGCCGGAGTGACGGGCGCCAGCACCAATCCCTTTCTTCTTTGA
- the LOC129857174 gene encoding forkhead box protein J3-like isoform X2 → MSSNLDSSLTSIDWLPQLGISSLRSGRERGGEEGERKKERGRERRDLPPPIPAPFPSSGSKAKPPHSYATLIAMAIGAAPGRKLSLNDIYMWISDMFPYYSRSGRGWKNSIRHNLSLNKCFRKVPRPQSDPGKGSYWMMDGPSEPNSLRGTKRPYPAEEEEGSIQVPNVSVMQAEKQHSPQTDHYTSLASPQTDHYTPLASPQTDHYTPLASPQTDHYTPLASPQTDHYTPLASTQTDHYTPLASPQTDHYRPLASPQTYHYTPLASPQEPSQQLSPPPCKQRPPYMQSPVSSLPVLHETVSPSTASATLPSLSVPNSLPSLSVPHSLPSLSIPHSLPSLSTSHSTVPSSVSSQTLPSSVPALSVPSLSVPSLTVAPTYASSHSCDPLLRFSFSDLNLPDLYTSFQSLCRSVRERVTSQSPGPPPEADRLSHSSVVPADWFSTTDTLKESFRVASSLDWANIDLTSHPDLLESMRQAELCDWALEPTLFTSLCDSLNRFFTQKGLIGSSSGNNSPLAHGAPQSLLLPPLTHNTPTQASLTHPSPLAYPPLVLPSSSGQPARRPLHPQTQGVQRPHLTQTEALQTNAGIQLQPKPRPPMKQLHNNSEEIQDDFDWDSLIA, encoded by the exons atgtcttCTAACTTGGACTCCAGTCTAACCAGCATAGACTGGCTCCCCCAGCTGGGAATCAGCTCACTGcgatcaggaagagagagaggaggagaagagggggagagaaagaaagagagagggagggagagaagagatctTCCTCCCCCCATCCCTGCCCCCTTTCCTTCCTCTGGATCCAAAGCCAAGCCCCCTCACAGCTATGCCACCCTCATCGCTATGGCGATAGGCGCAGCCCCCGGCAGGAAGTTGAGTTTGAATGACATCTACATGTGGATCAGTGACATGTTCCCCTACTACAGCAGATCTGGCAGGGGATGGAAG AACTCCATCCGCCATAACCTGTCCCTCAATAAATGCTTCCGGAAGGTTCCTCGACCCCAAAGTGACCCTGGGAAG GGTTCCTATTGGATGATGGACGGCCCCTCAGAGCCCAATTCGCTGAGAGGAACCAAGCGTCCGTATCCagctgaagaggaggaggggtccATCCAGGTCCCCAATGTCTCAGTGATGCAGGCAGAGAAACAGCATTCACCCCAGACAGACCATTATACGTCTTTAGCATCTCCACAGACAGATCATTATACGCCTTTAGCATCTCCACAGACAGATCATTATACGCCTTTAGCATCTCCACAGACAGATCATTATACGCCTTTAGCATCTCCACAGACAGATCATTATACGCCTTTAGCATCTACACAGACAGACCATTATACGCCTTTAGCATCTCCACAGACAGACCATTATAGGCCTTTAGCATCTCCACAGACATACCATTATACGCCTTTAGCATCTCCACAGGAACCCAGTCAACAACTATCCCCCCCACCATGCAAG CAACGGCCACCCTATATGcagtcccctgtctcctctctccctgtcctccatgaGACTGTCTCCCCATCTACTGCCTCTgctactctcccctctctttctgtccctaactctctcccctctctttctgtccctcactctctcccctctctttctatccctcattctctcccctctctttctacctctcactctactgtcccctcttctgtctcctctcaaactctcccttcttctgttcccgctctctctgttccctctctttctgtcccatCTCTTACTGTTGCCCCCACCTACGCCTCGTCACACTCCTGTGATCCCCTTCTCCGTTTCTCCTTCTCTGATCTGAACCTGCCAGACCTCTACACCTCCTTCCAGTCCCTCTGCAGAAGCGTCAGGGAGAGAGTGACCTCGCAAT caccCGGGCCTCCTCCTGAGGCAGACCGACTGTCTCACAGCAGTG tGGTGCCAGCAGACTGGTTCAGTACTACAGACACTCTGAAGGAGAGCTTTAGGGTCGCCAGCAGTCTGGACTGGGCCAACATTGACCTCACTAGCCACCCAG acctcctGGAGAGCATGCGCCAGGCCGAGCTCTGTGATTGGGCGCTGGAGCCGACGCTCTTCACTTCACTCTGTGATTCGTTGAACCGTTTCTTCACTCAGAAGGGCCTAATTGGCTCGTCCTCCGGTAACAACTCCCCATTGGCCCACGGTGCCCCTCAATCTCTGCTCCTCCCACCCCTTACTCACAACACCCCCACCCAGGCCAGCCTGACCCACCCCTCTCCCCTGGCCTACCCCCCTCTGGTCCTCCCTTCCAGCAGTGGGCAGCCTGCCAGGAGGCCCCTCCACCCCCAAACTCAGGGTGTACAGAGGCCCCACCTGACCCAAACTGAAGCCCTTCAGACCAATG ctggGATCCAACTTCAACCTAAACCCCGTCCCCCTATGAAACAGCTCCATAACAACAGCGAGGAGATCCAAGATGACTTTGACTGGGACTCTCTGATCGCCTGA
- the LOC129857175 gene encoding epsin-1-like isoform X3, translating to MSTSSLRRQVKNIVHNFSEAEIKVREATSNDPWGPSSSLMSEIADLTYNVVAFSEIMSMVWKRLNDHGKNWRHVYKAMTLMEYLIKTGSERVAQQCRENIYAVQTLKDFQFIDRDGKDQGVNVREKAKQLVTLLKDEERLREERIHALKTKEKMAQTTSASSAPSAPGLGGGALSQGSHSGGADPEQAWPQSSGEEDLQLQLALAMSKEEAEQTTVAPLEDAELRYALTLSKEVQEQEERLRRGDDLRLQMAIEESRMEKAKPEESALMELSAVDPWGAPAAASGSSAGPSPPPTVPLPAPSASGPWGLAPADPWGASSPASPPSIDPWTSGGTAPPTIAPPPDPWGETASSRVNSVDPWGPSGHPELRGQLTGDSAGSPVPFDLTSLCSSLPVRKTPESFLGPNASLVDLDSLVSSKPKPKQPPPPSISSSSTHNPFLQTTASSSAPGMAVTPGSTVSSRGVSPTPPPTSNPFGAAAPMSSISPQPSILGLSSLRTSPVPPNPMAYPGMGMGPMGMGAPGLGMGMMQSPMGMSPYGGLSPMGPTGPSHFMGSGGALPPQLNFGGPTGAAGVMGAGGAVGGAGVTGASTNPFLL from the exons ATGTCGACCTCATCGCTACGGCGACAAGTAAAGAACATTGTCCACAACTTCTCAGAGGCCGAGATCAAG GTGCGTGAAGCAACGTCCAATGACCCATGGGGCCCCAGCAGCTCTCTGATGTCAGAGATAGCAGACCTGACCTACAACGTAGTGGCCTTCTCTGAGATCATGAGCATGGTGTGGAAACGACTCAACGACCACGGCAAGAACTGGAGACACGTCTACAAG GCTATGACTCTCATGGAGTACCTCATAAAGACGGGTTCAGAGCGCGTGGCTCAGCAGTGCAGAGAGAACATCTACGCTGTCCAGACTCTCAAGGACTTCCAGTTCATCGACAGAGACGGCAAGGACCAG ggggtGAATGTACGGGAGAAGGCCAAACAGCTGGTAACACTGCTGAAGGACGAGGAGAGACTACGAGAGGAGAGGATCCATGCACTCAAGACCAAAGAGAAGATGGCACAGACCACCAGTG CCTCTTCGGCCCCCTCAGCTCCAGGTCTGGGGGGTGGAGCGCTTTCTCAGGGCTCTCACTCTGGAGGGGCGGACCCAGAGCAGGCGTGGCCACAGAGCTCCGGTGAGGAGGACCTGCAGCTGCAGCTGGCCCTGGCCATGAGCAAGGAGGAGGCAGAACAG ACTACTGTGGCCCCTCTGGAGGACGCAGAGCTCCGCTATGCACTCACACTCAGCAAGGAAGTACAAGAACAG GAGGAGAGGCTGCGCAGGGGGGACGACCTGAGACTGCAGATGGCCATCGAGGAGAGCAGGATGGAGAAGGCCAAGCCAGAGGAG AGTGCGTTAATGGAGCTGAGTGCTGTGGACCCCTGGGGGGCTCCTGCTGCTGCCTCTGGTAGCTCTGCCGGCCCCTCAccccctcccacagtccccctCCCAGCCCCCTCTGCCTCTGGCCCCTGGGGCCTGGCCCCTGCAGACCCTTGGGGTGCCTCGTCGCCCGCCTCACCCCCCAGCATAGACCCATGGACTAGTGGAGGGACGGCCCCCCCAACGATAGCCCCCCCGCCAGACCCCTGGGGAGAGACAGCCTCCTCAAGAGTCAACTCCGTTGACCCCTGGGGACCCTCAG gTCACCCAGAACTGCGAGGTCAGTTAACGGGCGACAGTGCGGGTTCTCCCGTGCCCTTTGACCTCACATCTCTGTGCTCTTCACTTCCTGTCCGTAAGACCCCCGAGTCATTCCTGGGGCCCAACGCATCGCTGGTGGACCTGGACTCATTGGTGTCTTCTAAACCCAAACCTAAacaacctcctcctccatcaatctcctcctcctcaacacACAACCCCTTCCTCCAGACCACAG cctcgTCTTCAGCCCCTGGCATGGCAGTCACCCCGGGCAGCACAGTCTCCAGCAGGGGGGTTTCCCCGACGCCACCCCCCACCTCCAACCCGTTTGGCGCGGCCGCCCCCATGTCCTCCATCTCCCCACAGCCCTCCATACTGGGCCTCAGCAGCCTCCGCACCAGCCCTGTACCACCCAACCCCATGGCATACCCTGGCATGGGCATGGGGCCTATGGGTATGGGAGCACCAGGCCTGGGGATGGGCATGATGCAGAGCCCCATGGGAATGTCTCCCTACGGCGGGCTCTCGCCCATGGGTCCTACTGGGCCTTCTCACTTCATGGGGTCCGGAGGGGCCCTGCCCCCACAGCTGAATTTTGGGGGGCCTACGGGGGCAGCTGGAGTGATGGGAGCCGGGGGAGCAGTGGGAGGGGCCGGAGTGACGGGCGCCAGCACCAATCCCTTTCTTCTTTGA
- the LOC129857175 gene encoding epsin-1-like isoform X1 has protein sequence MSTSSLRRQVKNIVHNFSEAEIKVREATSNDPWGPSSSLMSEIADLTYNVVAFSEIMSMVWKRLNDHGKNWRHVYKAMTLMEYLIKTGSERVAQQCRENIYAVQTLKDFQFIDRDGKDQGVNVREKAKQLVTLLKDEERLREERIHALKTKEKMAQTTSASSAPSAPGLGGGALSQGSHSGGADPEQAWPQSSGEEDLQLQLALAMSKEEAEQTTVAPLEDAELRYALTLSKEVQEQEERLRRGDDLRLQMAIEESRMEKAKPEESALMELSAVDPWGAPAAASGSSAGPSPPPTVPLPAPSASGPWGLAPADPWGASSPASPPSIDPWTSGGTAPPTIAPPPDPWGETASSRVNSVDPWGPSAVTPPSVDPWGPSVPLSTTSSFGGPIDPWAGDGVDPIITSDPWSDSAKHTNGTGHPELRGQLTGDSAGSPVPFDLTSLCSSLPVRKTPESFLGPNASLVDLDSLVSSKPKPKQPPPPSISSSSTHNPFLQTTASSSAPGMAVTPGSTVSSRGVSPTPPPTSNPFGAAAPMSSISPQPSILGLSSLRTSPVPPNPMAYPGMGMGPMGMGAPGLGMGMMQSPMGMSPYGGLSPMGPTGPSHFMGSGGALPPQLNFGGPTGAAGVMGAGGAVGGAGVTGASTNPFLL, from the exons ATGTCGACCTCATCGCTACGGCGACAAGTAAAGAACATTGTCCACAACTTCTCAGAGGCCGAGATCAAG GTGCGTGAAGCAACGTCCAATGACCCATGGGGCCCCAGCAGCTCTCTGATGTCAGAGATAGCAGACCTGACCTACAACGTAGTGGCCTTCTCTGAGATCATGAGCATGGTGTGGAAACGACTCAACGACCACGGCAAGAACTGGAGACACGTCTACAAG GCTATGACTCTCATGGAGTACCTCATAAAGACGGGTTCAGAGCGCGTGGCTCAGCAGTGCAGAGAGAACATCTACGCTGTCCAGACTCTCAAGGACTTCCAGTTCATCGACAGAGACGGCAAGGACCAG ggggtGAATGTACGGGAGAAGGCCAAACAGCTGGTAACACTGCTGAAGGACGAGGAGAGACTACGAGAGGAGAGGATCCATGCACTCAAGACCAAAGAGAAGATGGCACAGACCACCAGTG CCTCTTCGGCCCCCTCAGCTCCAGGTCTGGGGGGTGGAGCGCTTTCTCAGGGCTCTCACTCTGGAGGGGCGGACCCAGAGCAGGCGTGGCCACAGAGCTCCGGTGAGGAGGACCTGCAGCTGCAGCTGGCCCTGGCCATGAGCAAGGAGGAGGCAGAACAG ACTACTGTGGCCCCTCTGGAGGACGCAGAGCTCCGCTATGCACTCACACTCAGCAAGGAAGTACAAGAACAG GAGGAGAGGCTGCGCAGGGGGGACGACCTGAGACTGCAGATGGCCATCGAGGAGAGCAGGATGGAGAAGGCCAAGCCAGAGGAG AGTGCGTTAATGGAGCTGAGTGCTGTGGACCCCTGGGGGGCTCCTGCTGCTGCCTCTGGTAGCTCTGCCGGCCCCTCAccccctcccacagtccccctCCCAGCCCCCTCTGCCTCTGGCCCCTGGGGCCTGGCCCCTGCAGACCCTTGGGGTGCCTCGTCGCCCGCCTCACCCCCCAGCATAGACCCATGGACTAGTGGAGGGACGGCCCCCCCAACGATAGCCCCCCCGCCAGACCCCTGGGGAGAGACAGCCTCCTCAAGAGTCAACTCCGTTGACCCCTGGGGACCCTCAG CTGTGACCCCCCCCAGTGTCGACCCCTGGGGCCCCTCTGTGCccctctccaccacctcctctttTGGGGGGCCAATAGACCCCTGGGCTGGGGACGGGGTTGATCCCATCATCACCTCTGACCCTTGGAGCGACTCCGCCAAACACACTAATGGCACAg gTCACCCAGAACTGCGAGGTCAGTTAACGGGCGACAGTGCGGGTTCTCCCGTGCCCTTTGACCTCACATCTCTGTGCTCTTCACTTCCTGTCCGTAAGACCCCCGAGTCATTCCTGGGGCCCAACGCATCGCTGGTGGACCTGGACTCATTGGTGTCTTCTAAACCCAAACCTAAacaacctcctcctccatcaatctcctcctcctcaacacACAACCCCTTCCTCCAGACCACAG cctcgTCTTCAGCCCCTGGCATGGCAGTCACCCCGGGCAGCACAGTCTCCAGCAGGGGGGTTTCCCCGACGCCACCCCCCACCTCCAACCCGTTTGGCGCGGCCGCCCCCATGTCCTCCATCTCCCCACAGCCCTCCATACTGGGCCTCAGCAGCCTCCGCACCAGCCCTGTACCACCCAACCCCATGGCATACCCTGGCATGGGCATGGGGCCTATGGGTATGGGAGCACCAGGCCTGGGGATGGGCATGATGCAGAGCCCCATGGGAATGTCTCCCTACGGCGGGCTCTCGCCCATGGGTCCTACTGGGCCTTCTCACTTCATGGGGTCCGGAGGGGCCCTGCCCCCACAGCTGAATTTTGGGGGGCCTACGGGGGCAGCTGGAGTGATGGGAGCCGGGGGAGCAGTGGGAGGGGCCGGAGTGACGGGCGCCAGCACCAATCCCTTTCTTCTTTGA
- the LOC129857174 gene encoding forkhead box protein J2-like isoform X1, protein MSSNLDSSLTSIDWLPQLGISSLRSGRERGGEEGERKKERGRERRDLPPPIPAPFPSSGSKAKPPHSYATLIAMAIGAAPGRKLSLNDIYMWISDMFPYYSRSGRGWKNSIRHNLSLNKCFRKVPRPQSDPGKGSYWMMDGPSEPNSLRGTKRPYPAEEEEGSIQVPNVSVMQAEKQHSPQTDHYTSLASPQTDHYTPLASPQTDHYTPLASPQTDHYTPLASPQTDHYTPLASTQTDHYTPLASPQTDHYRPLASPQTYHYTPLASPQEPSQQLSPPPCKQRPPYMQSPVSSLPVLHETVSPSTASATLPSLSVPNSLPSLSVPHSLPSLSIPHSLPSLSTSHSTVPSSVSSQTLPSSVPALSVPSLSVPSLTVAPTYASSHSCDPLLRFSFSDLNLPDLYTSFQSLCRSVRERVTSQSDVGPLFVLTNDSTPLHTPTLPPLSPHPVPSVAPGPPPEADRLSHSSVVPADWFSTTDTLKESFRVASSLDWANIDLTSHPDLLESMRQAELCDWALEPTLFTSLCDSLNRFFTQKGLIGSSSGNNSPLAHGAPQSLLLPPLTHNTPTQASLTHPSPLAYPPLVLPSSSGQPARRPLHPQTQGVQRPHLTQTEALQTNAGIQLQPKPRPPMKQLHNNSEEIQDDFDWDSLIA, encoded by the exons atgtcttCTAACTTGGACTCCAGTCTAACCAGCATAGACTGGCTCCCCCAGCTGGGAATCAGCTCACTGcgatcaggaagagagagaggaggagaagagggggagagaaagaaagagagagggagggagagaagagatctTCCTCCCCCCATCCCTGCCCCCTTTCCTTCCTCTGGATCCAAAGCCAAGCCCCCTCACAGCTATGCCACCCTCATCGCTATGGCGATAGGCGCAGCCCCCGGCAGGAAGTTGAGTTTGAATGACATCTACATGTGGATCAGTGACATGTTCCCCTACTACAGCAGATCTGGCAGGGGATGGAAG AACTCCATCCGCCATAACCTGTCCCTCAATAAATGCTTCCGGAAGGTTCCTCGACCCCAAAGTGACCCTGGGAAG GGTTCCTATTGGATGATGGACGGCCCCTCAGAGCCCAATTCGCTGAGAGGAACCAAGCGTCCGTATCCagctgaagaggaggaggggtccATCCAGGTCCCCAATGTCTCAGTGATGCAGGCAGAGAAACAGCATTCACCCCAGACAGACCATTATACGTCTTTAGCATCTCCACAGACAGATCATTATACGCCTTTAGCATCTCCACAGACAGATCATTATACGCCTTTAGCATCTCCACAGACAGATCATTATACGCCTTTAGCATCTCCACAGACAGATCATTATACGCCTTTAGCATCTACACAGACAGACCATTATACGCCTTTAGCATCTCCACAGACAGACCATTATAGGCCTTTAGCATCTCCACAGACATACCATTATACGCCTTTAGCATCTCCACAGGAACCCAGTCAACAACTATCCCCCCCACCATGCAAG CAACGGCCACCCTATATGcagtcccctgtctcctctctccctgtcctccatgaGACTGTCTCCCCATCTACTGCCTCTgctactctcccctctctttctgtccctaactctctcccctctctttctgtccctcactctctcccctctctttctatccctcattctctcccctctctttctacctctcactctactgtcccctcttctgtctcctctcaaactctcccttcttctgttcccgctctctctgttccctctctttctgtcccatCTCTTACTGTTGCCCCCACCTACGCCTCGTCACACTCCTGTGATCCCCTTCTCCGTTTCTCCTTCTCTGATCTGAACCTGCCAGACCTCTACACCTCCTTCCAGTCCCTCTGCAGAAGCGTCAGGGAGAGAGTGACCTCGCAAT cggACGTGGGTCCATTATTTGTGTTGACCAATGACAGTACCCCACTGCACACCCcaaccctcccccctctctcccctcaccctgtaccctctgtagcaccCGGGCCTCCTCCTGAGGCAGACCGACTGTCTCACAGCAGTG tGGTGCCAGCAGACTGGTTCAGTACTACAGACACTCTGAAGGAGAGCTTTAGGGTCGCCAGCAGTCTGGACTGGGCCAACATTGACCTCACTAGCCACCCAG acctcctGGAGAGCATGCGCCAGGCCGAGCTCTGTGATTGGGCGCTGGAGCCGACGCTCTTCACTTCACTCTGTGATTCGTTGAACCGTTTCTTCACTCAGAAGGGCCTAATTGGCTCGTCCTCCGGTAACAACTCCCCATTGGCCCACGGTGCCCCTCAATCTCTGCTCCTCCCACCCCTTACTCACAACACCCCCACCCAGGCCAGCCTGACCCACCCCTCTCCCCTGGCCTACCCCCCTCTGGTCCTCCCTTCCAGCAGTGGGCAGCCTGCCAGGAGGCCCCTCCACCCCCAAACTCAGGGTGTACAGAGGCCCCACCTGACCCAAACTGAAGCCCTTCAGACCAATG ctggGATCCAACTTCAACCTAAACCCCGTCCCCCTATGAAACAGCTCCATAACAACAGCGAGGAGATCCAAGATGACTTTGACTGGGACTCTCTGATCGCCTGA
- the LOC129857176 gene encoding isochorismatase domain-containing protein 2-like, whose amino-acid sequence MAGIGRLSTKGSVLLLCDMQEKFRPNIFQFTNIVSNAARLLQAARVLGIPPIVTEQYPKGLGPTVPELGAGDLTAHAKTKFTMMIEPVEKELKALRDPKIAILCGIETQACIACTTFDLLEKGMEVHIVADAVSSRSQTDRLFALSRLRQSGAFLTTTEAVLLQLVQDAKHPNFREIQKLLVQPSPDTALLAFFSSL is encoded by the exons A TGGCAGGGATTGGCAGACTGTCAACAAAGGGCTCAGTACTCTTACTGTGTGACATGCAGGAGAAGTTCAGACCCAACATCTTCCAGTTCACCAACATCGTCAGCAACGCAGCCAGActgctacag GCAGCCCGTGTTCTGGGCATCCCCCCCATAGTGACAGAGCAGTACCCTAAAGGCCTGGGTCCCACGGTGCCTGAGCTGGGGGCTGGGGACCTGACAGCCCACGCCAAGACCAAGTTCACCATGATGATAGAGCCAGTGGAGAAGGAGCTCAAAGCCCTAAGAGACCCCAAGATAGCCATCCTCTGTGGGATAGAGACACAGGCCTGCATCGCG TGCACGACCTTTGACCTGCTGGAGAAGGGTATGGAGGTCCATATCGTGGCTGATGCTGTCTCGTCCAGAAG TCAGACAGACCGGTTGTTTGCCCTGTCCCGGTTAAGGCAGAGTGGAGCCTTCCTGACCACCACAGAGGCCGTCCTACTACAGCTAGTGCAAGATGCCAAACACCCCAACTttagagag ATCCAGAAGCTATTGGTCCAGCCGTCCCCTGACACAGCCTTGCTAGCCTTCTTCAGCTCTCTGTAG